Proteins found in one Sorghum bicolor cultivar BTx623 chromosome 1, Sorghum_bicolor_NCBIv3, whole genome shotgun sequence genomic segment:
- the LOC8081123 gene encoding mitochondrial import inner membrane translocase subunit TIM22-4, translating into MASPDPSAAGAGAGGESTSQAAAVEPIRMPTVEEIKGQDIWNNCAVRSVVSGVMGGGLGVLMGLFFGALDNPIMAEEMTARQQIVYTAKQMGRRSISNAKTFAVMGLIFSAAECTIEKVRAKHDTTNTAVAGCVTGGALAVKGGPKATCIGCAGFAAFSVAIEKFFDRHT; encoded by the exons ATGGCTTCCCCTGATCCATCGGCGgcaggcgccggcgccgggggcGAGTCGACGAGCCAGGCGGCGGCCGTGGAGCCGATCCGGATGCCCACGGTGGAGGAGATCAAGGGGCAGGACATCTGGAACAACTGCGCCGTCCGCAGCGTCGTCAGTGGCGTCATGG GAGGCGGTCTTGGTGTACTTATGGGACTATTCTTTGGAGCTTTGGACAACCCAATAATGGCAGAGGAGATGACAGCAAGGCAGCAAATAGTATACACAGCAAAGCAGATGGGTAGGAGAAGTATAAGTAATGCCAAAACCTTTGCAGTCATGGGTCTGATTTTCTCAGCAGCTGAATGTACCATAGAGAAG GTTCGGGCAAAGCATGACACTACCAATACAGCAGTAGCTGGCTGTGTCACTGGAGGAGCTTTAGCTGTAAAAG gTGGCCCAAAAGCTACATGCATTGGATGTGCAGGGTTTGCTGCGTTCTCAGTGGCAATTGAGAAGTTCTTTGACCGGCATACTTGA
- the LOC8084026 gene encoding uncharacterized protein LOC8084026, with protein sequence MEDSVGVEERREQSETTPHKKARQEVVEAGGVGGGGGGKPGEDGGFLSAMASKIGATMSGTNGGSGGEVVSATMASDGEEGKTDGNGNGEPGPGEEGGFLSAMASRIGAAMSGANGGSGDDGGGSNAAVASGAEDKEADGDGGGGGGILRKLLHSSPPAPPHASGAMETEEVKEGEQAGILSAMATKIGMAMSGTNGDDSHGGRGDDAKTSNGEAVRGNNGDEKKGEEANGGGILSAVASKIGAAVSGANGNGNHSANGNMNHSSAEDDAKTSTGDADHGTKDEEKGRDVNGGRIVEQIIANLPSDDQAPDADEASLLIAIIED encoded by the exons ATGGAGGATTCGGTGGGCgtggaggagaggagggagcAGAGCGAGACGACGCCGCACAAGAAAGCGCGTCAAGAAGTAGTGGAGGCCGGCGgtgttggcggcggcggcggcggcaagccAGGTGAGGACGGCGGATTCCTGAGCGCCATGGCGTCCAAGATCGGCGCTACGATGTCCGGGACCAATGGCGGGAGCGGCGGCGAGGTCGTCAGTGCGACCATGGCGTCCGACGGCGAGGAGGGGAAGACGGACGGTAACGGCAACGGCGAGCCAGGCCCAGGCGAGGAGGGTGGATTCCTGAGCGCCATGGCGTCCAGGATCGGCGCGGCGATGTCGGGTGCTAACGGTGGCAGcggggacgacggcggcggttcCAATGCGGCCGTGGCGTCTGGTGCCGAGGACAAGGAGGCGGACggtgatggcggcggcggcggcgggatctTGCGGAAGCTGCTGCACAGCTCGCCCCCTGCGCCACCGCACGCGTCAG GAGCAATGGAAACAGAGGAGGTGAAGGAAGGTGAGCAAGCCGGGATTCTGAGCGCCATGGCCACCAAGATCGGCATGGCCATGTCTGGTACGAATGGCGATGACAGCCATGGCGGCAGGGGGGACGACGCCAAGACGAGCAATGGTGAAGCGGTTCGTGGCAATAATGGTGATGAGAAGAAGGGGGAGGAAGCCAATGGTGGTGGCATTCTTAGCGCGGTGGCTTCCAAGATCGGTGCGGCCGTGTCAGGCGCCAATGGCAACGGGAACCACAGCGCCAATGGCAACATGAACCACAGCAGCGCTGAGGATGATGCCAAGACGAGCACCGGCGACGCTGATCATGGTACCAAGGACGAGGAGAAGGGGCGTGATGTGAATGGTGGTAGAATAGTTGAGCAGATCATTGCCAACCTGCCCTCAG ATGATCAGGCGCCAGATGCCGATGAAGCTTCCTTGCTCATTGCCATTATCGAAGATTAG
- the LOC8081124 gene encoding myb-related protein Zm38 gives MGRPPCCDKANVKKGPWTPEEDAKLLAYTSTHGTGNWTNVPQRAGLKRCGKSCRLRYTNYLRPNLKHENFTQEEEDLIVTLHAMLGSRWSLIANQLPGRTDNDVKNYWNTKLSKKLRQRGIDPITHRPIADLMHSIGALAIRPPQPASSSPNGGYLPAPALPLVHDVAYHAAGMLPPKTEQQQVVIARVDADAPASPTTTEHGQGQQLKWSDFLADDAAAAAAAAEAQQQQVVLGQYHHEASAVGAGSGVAVYGAGSSSSAAAAGGDVGGGGGGDDGAAAFIDAILDCDKETGVDQLIAELLADPAYYAGSSSSSSEMGWGMGLLNAD, from the exons ATGGGGAGGCCGCCGTGCTGCGACAAGGCGAACGTGAAGAAGGGGCCGTGGACGCCGGAGGAGGACGCCAAGCTGCTGGCCTACACCTCCACCCATGGCACCGGAAACTGGACCAACGTGCCCCAGAGAGCAG GGCTGAAGAGGTGCGGCAAGAGCTGCAGGCTGAGGTACACCAACTACCTGCGTCCCAACCTGAAGCACGAGAACTTCACCCAGGAGGAGGAAGACCTCATCGTCACCCTCCACGCCATGCTTGGAAGCAG GTGGTCTCTGATCGCGAACCAGCTGCCGGGGCGGACGGACAACGACGTGAAGAACTACTGGAACACGAAGCTGAGCAAGAAGCTGCGGCAGCGCGGGATCGACCCCATCACCCACCGCCCCATCGCCGACCTCATGCACAGCATCGGCGCGCTCGCCATCCGCCCGCCGCAGCCGGCGTCCTCCTCTCCCAACGGCGGCTACCTTCCCGCGCCGGCGCTCCCGCTCGTCCACGACGTCGCGTACCACGCCGCCGGCATGCTGCCACCGAAGACGGAGCAGCAGCAGGTCGTCATCGCGCGCGTGGACGCGGACGCGCCCGCGTCGCCAACGACGACGGAGCACGGCCAGGGCCAGCAGCTCAAGTGGAGCGACTTCCTCGccgacgacgccgccgccgcggcggccgcggccgaggcgcagcagcagcaggtcgTTCTTGGGCAGTACCACCACGAGGCTTCCGCCGTCGGCGCAGGCAGCGGCGTCGCCGTGTACGGCGCtgggagcagcagcagcgctgCGGCGGCCGGCGGTGACGTCggtggcggaggcggcggcgacgacggcgcGGCGGCGTTCATCGACGCCATCCTGGACTGCGACAAGGAGACGGGGGTGGACCAGCTCATCGCCGAGCTGCTGGCCGACCCGGCCTactacgcgggctcctcctcctcgtcgtcggagaTGGGCTGGGGCATGGGCCTGCTGAATGCTGACTAA
- the LOC110431302 gene encoding gamma-interferon-inducible lysosomal thiol reductase-like isoform X1, translated as MAAGPRSPLLLVPPLVLLLVAAAGVLLLPQRGSAEEEGKVSLELYYESLCPYCSRFIVNHLAGIFEDGLIDAVHLRLIPYGNARVGSNSEISCQHGPYECLLNTVEACAIDAWPDLDVHFSFIYCVEDLVVKGKGQYKDWKSCFQKLGLDPKPVTQCYNSELGHKLELKYANQTNALEPPHRYVPWVVVDGQPLLEDYENFEAYICKAYKGTPPKACEGLGRLQMVLETAEARNGVSYNSGISKPATAEDGGRERKVWRGEF; from the exons ATGGCCGCTGGTCCCCGGAGTCCCCTCCTCCTTGTGCCGCCGCTCGTGCTCCtgctcgtcgccgccgccggcgtgcTCCTCCTGCCGCAGCGCGGGTccgcggaggaggaggggaaggTCTCGCTGGAGCTCTACTACGAGTCGCTGTGCCCGTACTGCTCGCGGTTCATCGTGAACCACCTCGCGGGGATCTTCGAGGACGGGCTCATCGACGCCGTCCACCTCCGCCTCATCCCCTACGGCAACGCCCGCGTCGGGTCCAACAGCGAGATCTCGTGCCAG CATGGTCCGTACGAGTGCCTTCTCAACACCGTGGAAGCCTGCGCCATCGACGCCTGGCCGGATTTG GATGTGCATTTCAGTTTCATCTACTGCGTGGAGGACCTGGTGGTGAAGGGAAAGGGCCAGTACAAGGACTGGAAGTCCTGCTTCCAGAAGCTGGGCCTCGACCCCAAACCTGTAACACAATGCTACAACAGCGAACTTGGCCACAAG CTTGAGCTCAAGTACGCGAACCAGACTAACGCTCTCGAGCCCCCGCACCGGTACGTCCCCTGGGTGGTCGTCGACGGGCAGCCCCTGCTAGAG GATTACGAGAATTTCGAGGCTTACATCTGCAAGGCCTACAAGGGCACTCCACCGAAGGCCTGCGAGGGGCTGGGACGTCTGCAGATGGTGCTCGAGACAGCGGAGGCGCGCAACGGCGTCAGCTACAACTCCGGCATCAGCAAGCCTGCAACTGCTGAAGATGGGGGTAGGGAGCGTAAGGTGTGGCGGGGAGAATTCTAA
- the LOC110431302 gene encoding gamma-interferon-inducible lysosomal thiol reductase-like isoform X2, which translates to MATRLAIAALLLLASASSAAAGEEGTEKVAVALYYESLCPYSARFVVKHLAKVFVDGLLEVVDLTLVPYGNARIHAGGVISCQHGPYECLLNTVEACAIDAWPDLDVHFSFIYCVEDLVVKGKGQYKDWKSCFQKLGLDPKPVTQCYNSELGHKLELKYANQTNALEPPHRYVPWVVVDGQPLLEDYENFEAYICKAYKGTPPKACEGLGRLQMVLETAEARNGVSYNSGISKPATAEDGGRERKVWRGEF; encoded by the exons ATGGCCACCCGCCTCGCCATCGCCGCGCTCCTCCTGCTCGCCTCCGCTTCCTCCGCCGCGGCCGGCGAGGAGGGGACCGAGAAGGTGGCCGTGGCGCTGTACTACGAGTCGCTGTGCCCCTACTCGGCGCGCTTCGTGGTGAAGCACCTCGCCAAGGTCTTCGTGGACGGCCTCCTCGAGGTCGTGGACCTCACGCTCGTCCCCTACGGAAACGCTCGGATCCACGCCGGCGGAGTGATCTCCTGCCAG CATGGTCCGTACGAGTGCCTTCTCAACACCGTGGAAGCCTGCGCCATCGACGCCTGGCCGGATTTG GATGTGCATTTCAGTTTCATCTACTGCGTGGAGGACCTGGTGGTGAAGGGAAAGGGCCAGTACAAGGACTGGAAGTCCTGCTTCCAGAAGCTGGGCCTCGACCCCAAACCTGTAACACAATGCTACAACAGCGAACTTGGCCACAAG CTTGAGCTCAAGTACGCGAACCAGACTAACGCTCTCGAGCCCCCGCACCGGTACGTCCCCTGGGTGGTCGTCGACGGGCAGCCCCTGCTAGAG GATTACGAGAATTTCGAGGCTTACATCTGCAAGGCCTACAAGGGCACTCCACCGAAGGCCTGCGAGGGGCTGGGACGTCTGCAGATGGTGCTCGAGACAGCGGAGGCGCGCAACGGCGTCAGCTACAACTCCGGCATCAGCAAGCCTGCAACTGCTGAAGATGGGGGTAGGGAGCGTAAGGTGTGGCGGGGAGAATTCTAA
- the LOC8084027 gene encoding rab3 GTPase-activating protein catalytic subunit: protein MASTSSSRYAKHRRIGEDEELEEAEEEEEEAEEELERFDDFTIASSWERFISEIEAICRQWLADGVKILMQKGAEGVPPFENLYMIKRELKHGKRVYSMEYHFMKSAKGQNSYWDDDTHSMQLSFGVDEFLIIAPLSASGVILDDPESTKLLSSVAIALSNCGSNWPAFVPVHDPSRKAYIGIQNLGTVFTRRFEADRIGSQVPIRLMHLEGLHELFLSKFVLSTTDFPARVKVHFSMKLSYRTPEYDHDNETLDSEATEPLTENEVANHPRKLWDDDCSWAEWYSAEDPVKGFELTAIWGERTFEETLEMAEVENASSFDADSWFLHPVVSQYMVDDSIGKFVGFASQLHLLVNAYESSVEAQFLEDFVADTSGQDNLKSTANVPPPSVIDRVMKDLFSDETGNYMEAENKYSRAMRGAPADSLFGQFCLHALWFGNCNIRAIAVLWIDFVREIRWCWEESERLPRMKSTSSIDLSSCLIHQKLQMLTICIERKKSLNHEKGAGYKDETSNSTAVDKSRKGSAGVVPKMMLLNTFQEMHAPYTQDAPLMTEDMHEERLHAAEAFGNAIGLSGQLERDILCSDMSAFKAANPDAVFEDFIRWHSPGDWVSEDKTDGNAGWPPKGKLSQRMSEHGNVWRKIWNDAPPLPVSEQKSLLDPVREGEKVLHYLETLRPQQLLEQMVRTAFKSSADILNKTMYGGFKEMKTKMDQLYATMVSTLKSLQGNSDVNDLAGDLKRLCQVFEHIEKLVILAASIHRKLIDAPRLAEAIFYDYFNYYLPKMGTSLESICYEKEFTTKEKVGMYERDAVSNLFPPPTANQSWRKVLSMGNLLNGHEPMQREIIFSVQERISNGHYSSPTPLCTNDEQIQTHRMYISGTSNDLWVALSVTSWD, encoded by the exons ATGGCTTCCACATCCTCTTCCAGGTACGCGAAGCACCGTCGGATCGGAGAGGACGAAGAGTTGGAGGaggccgaggaggaggaggaggaggccgaagAGGAG CTTGAGCGGTTCGATGATTTCACCATTGCTTCATCATGGGAAAG GTTTATATCTGAGATAGAGGCTATTTGCCGTCAATGGCTTGCAGATGGCGTGAAGATCTTAATG CAAAAAGGTGCAGAGGGTGTTCCTCCCTTTGAAAACTTATATATGATCAAGCGTGAACTGAAGCATGGGAAAAGAGTCTATTCTATGGAATATCATTTCATGAAATCTGCAAAAG GCCAAAACTCATATTGGGACGATGATACACATAGCATGCAGCTCTCATTTGGAGTCGATGAGTTTTTG ATAATTGCTCCGCTGAGTGCCAGTGGTGTGATTCTCGATGATCCGGAGTCGACAAAGCTTTTAAGTTCTGTAGCAATTGCTCTTTCTAATTGTGGCAG TAATTGGCCAGCGTTTGTACCAGTTCATGACCCTTCACGGAAAGCCTATATAGGGATTCAAAATTTAGGAACTGTATTTACTCGAAGATTTGAAGCTGATCGAATTGGTAGTCAGGTGCCAATAAGACTCATGCATCTGGAGGGGTTACATGAGCTATTTCTGTCAAAATTT GTCCTATCCACGACAGATTTTCCAGCTAGGGTAAAGGTTCACTTTTCAATGAAGCTTAGCTACAGGACTCCAGAATATGATCATGATAATGAAACTTTAGATTCCGAAGCTACTGAGCCATTGACTGAAAATGAAGTTGCAAACCACCCTAGAAAACTATGGGACGATGATTGCTCTTGGGCAGAGTGGTACTCTGCTGAGGATCCTGTTAAAG GTTTTGAGCTGACTGCCATCTGGGGAGAGAGGACATTTGAAGAGACCCTTGAGATGGCTGAAGTGGAAAATGCTTCGTCCTTTGATGCTGATAGCTGGTTCCTTCATCCAGTTGTATCTCAATACAT GGTAGATGATTctattggaaaatttgttgggTTTGCATCACAGCTACATCTTCTAGTAAATGCATATGAATCATCAGTGGAGGCACAATTTTTAGAAGACTTTGTTGCAG ATACTTCAGGCCAGGATAATTTGAAATCTACTGCTAATGTGCCTCCGCCATCAGTTATTGATCGTGTTATGAAAGATCTTTTCAGTGATG AGACTGGTAACTATAtggaagcagaaaacaagtatagtCGTGCTATGAGAGGTGCACCTGCAGATTCACTTTTTGGCCAGTTCTGTTTGCATGCACTGTGGTTTGGCAACTGCAATATACGTG CAATTGCTGTACTGTGGATTGATTTTGTGCGGGAAATTCGTTGGTGTTGGGAGGAATCAGAAAGATTGCCTAGGATGAAAAGCACTTCAAGCATTGATCTCTCTTCTTGTCTTATCCACCAAAAGTTACAAATG CTCACGATATGCATTGAGAGAAAGAAATCACTGAACCATGAGAAAGGTGCTGGCTACAAAGATGAGACTTCAAATAGTACG GCAGTGGACAAATCTAGGAAAGGATCAGCTGGTGTTGTGCCTAAAATGATGCTCCTGAATACGTTTCAGGAAATGCATGCTCCATATACTCAG GATGCACCTTTGATGACCGAAGATATGCATGAAGAAAGGCTCCATGCAGCCGAAGCTTTTGGCAATGCCATT GGTCTATCTGGACAACTGGAAAGGGATATACTATGTTCCG ATATGTCTGCTTTTAAAGCTGCAAACCCAGATGCTGTCTTTGAAGACTTTATTCGGTGGCATTCACCTGGCGACTGGGTGAGTGAGGACAAAACAGATGGTAATGCAGGCTGGCCTCCCAAAGGAAAGCTTTCTCAGCGTATGTCCGAACATGGGAATGTGTGGCGCAAAATCTGGAACGATGCTCCGCCATTGCCTGTTTCCGAACAGAAATCTTTGCTTGACCCTGTTCGGGAAGGAGAAAAG GTGCTTCATTACCTTGAAACTTTGAGGCCACAGCAGCTCCTTGAGCAAATGGTGCGCACTGCTTTCAAATCGTCAGCTGATATCCTGAATAAGACCATGTATGGTGGCTTCAAGGAAATGAAGACAAAAATGGATCAGCTATATGCCACCATGGTGTCAACACTGAAATCTCTTCAAG GGAATTCTGATGTCAATGATTTGGCTGGAGACCTGAAACGGCTTTGTCAAGTTTTTGAGCACATCGAGAAGTTAGTGATTCTTGCTGCTTCCATCCATCGGAAGCTTATTGATGCTCCACGACTAGCTGAAGCAATTTTTTACGACTACTTCAACTACTATCTTCCAAAAATGGGAACTAGCCTGGAAAGCATTTGCTATGAAAAG GAGTTCACAACTAAGGAAAAGGTCGGGATGTATGAGAGAGATGCTGTATCGAACCTGTTTCCTCCCCCTACTGCTAATCAGTCTTGGAGGAAAGTTTTGAGCATGGGAAATCTTCTGAACGGCCATGAACCGATGCAAAGGGAAATCATATTCTCAGTCCAGGAGAGAATAAGCAATGGTCATTATTCGAGCCCAACCCCATTATGTACCAACGATGAGCAGATCCAGACACATAGGATGTATATATCTGGGACATCTAATGATCTTTGGGTTGCATTGTCTGTAACATCCTGGGATTGA
- the LOC8081125 gene encoding serine/threonine-protein kinase STY46 — MAAALECWSGRPSTDEEMVEQVLMKPHGRSDDSLPTCADSAYAGEPTSAPAPPKKWQRLGRNFAGAIAAFKNTLSLDGGGLPRDPSPRAEKPPPLLLRGLTQLYSRGAANQQLPEKLVADLRRHFDALPNSYGQAGFDMKDVLLHARLVEQATGEDQPAVNIEEVHGRGSGEEGTVFQLTFACTAPLSWQSMSGSLDSPSFCCKKIQIFEKRGLTLGVVMILVQTGNEALFKNRVESALKSVVKKQRKNSGGVKLPFGLCGCQEEGSRNFDEESMFDPDDGQVLDNEPTRRPQLPTPLPQSSVFVSVDEWQTIRSGGEELGRWMLHSEEIEFIDWVGANSFRGVYRGKKVWVNKLRGCDMGSAYDVEIRQDLLQLMSCGQRNILQFHGICFNENHGLCIVTRMMEGGSVHDILIQRNKRLSLRDTVRIALDVADALAFMNNYGIAYRDLNARKILLDRQGNACLGDMGIVTPCSNVGEVTEYETSGYRWLAPEIIAGDPETVTETWMSNVYSYGMVLWEMITGEEAYSTYSPVQAAVGIAACGLRPEIPRDCPPFLRSLMNRCWDNSPLKRPQFSEIISILQKQNACYMMAHISYPLKCQSILES; from the exons ATGGCAGCGGCGCTGGAGTGCTGGTCGGGTCGGCCGAGCACCGACGAGGAGATGGTAGAGCAGGTTCTCATGAAGCCCCACGGGCGTTCGGACGACTCCCTCCCGACCTGCGCCGACTCTGCCTACGCCGGCGAGCCGACGTCGGCGCCCGCGCCCCCCAAGAAGTGGCAGCGGCTGGGCCGCAACTTTGCCGGCGCCATCGCCGCGTTCAAGAACACGCTGAGCCTGGATGGCGGCGGCCTCCCCCGCGACCCCTCACCGCGAGCCGAGAAGCCGCCACCGCTCCTCCTCCGTGGCCTCACGCAGCTCTACTCCCGCGGCGCCGCCAATCAGCAGCTGCCGGAGAAGCTCGTCGCTGACCTCCGCCGCCACTTCGACGCTCTCCCCAACAG CTACGGACAGGCAGGATTTGACATGAAAGATGTCCTCTTGCATGCCCGCCTTGTAGAGCAGGCAACCGGTGAGGATCAGCCTGCAGTGAACATTGAGGAagttcatggcagaggaagtgGTGAAGAAGGCACTGTTTTCCAGCTAACATTTGCTTGCACAGCCCCGCTCTCATGGCAGTCAATGTCAGGATCACTAGACAGCCCTTCGTTCTGTTGCAAGAAGATCCAGATCTTTGAGAAGAGAGGGTTGACACTTGGTGTTGTCATGATACTTGTGCAAACAGGGAATGAGGCGCTCTTCAAGAACCGGGTTGAGTCTGCACTGAAATCAGTAGTAAAGAAGCAAAGGAAGAACAGTGGTGGTGTGAAGCTGCCATTTGGGCTCTGTggttgtcaagaagaaggatcgAGAAACTTTGATGAGGAATCAATGTTTGATCCAGATGATGGTCAGGTACTTGACAATGAGCCGACGCGCAGACCACAGCTTCCCACTCCCTTGCCACAGTCATCAGTCTTCGTCTCAGTAGATGAATGGCAAACCATTCGCTCTGGTGGTGAGGAGCTCGGTCGCTGGATGCTGCATTCTGAGGAGATTGAGTTCATTGATTGGGTTGGTGCGAATTCATTCAGGGGTGTCTATAGAGGAAAGAAGGTTTGGGTTAACAAATTGAGGGGCTGTGACATGGGAAGTGCTTATGACGTCGAGATTCGCCAGGACTtgctgcagttgatgagctgtgGCCAGAGGAACATCCTCCAATTCCATGGCATTTGTTTCAATGAAAACCATGGGCTGTGCATAGTAACGAGGATGATGGAAGGGGGATCAGTTCATGATATTCTTATACAGAGAAACAAGAGGCTGTCCCTCCGAGACACGGTTAGGATCGCTCTTGATGTCGCTGATGCTCTGGCTTTCATGAACAACTATGGCATTGCATACCGTGATCTCAATGCTCGGAAGATCCTGCTAGATAGGCAAGGGAATGCTTGCCTTGGGGACATGGGCATTGTTACCCCTTGTAGTAATGTTGGTGAGGTCACTGAGTATGAGACATCTGGGTACCGATGGCTGGCTCCAGAG ATCATTGCTGGAGATCCTGAAACCGTCACCGAGACCTGGATGAGCAACGTCTACAGCTACGGAATGGTGCTCTGGGAGATGATCACCGGAGAGGAGGCCTACTCCACCTACTCGCCCGTGCAAGCAGCAGTCGGAATCGCCGCCTGCGGGCTGAGGCCGGAGATCCCCAGAGATTGTCCTCCTTTCCTGAGGTCACTGATGAACAGGTGCTGGGACAATTCCCCTCTGAAGCGCCCTCAGTTCTCTGAGATCATATCCATCCTACAAAAGCAGAAT GCTTGTTATATGATGGCTCACATCTCTTATCCCCTAAAATGCCAGTCCATCTTGGAATCTTGA
- the LOC8084028 gene encoding NADH dehydrogenase [ubiquinone] 1 alpha subcomplex subunit 8-B, which translates to MSASSAPVDASGEPIPTSSVLMAASKHIAVRCRPENVAFLNCKKKDPNPEKCLEKGRQVTRCVLSLLKELHQKCPKEMDEYAGCMYYYTNEFDFCRKEQQAFEEACPISE; encoded by the exons ATGTCGGCGAGCAGCGCGCCCGTAGACGCCTCGGGGGAGCCGATCCCGACGTCGTCGGTGCTGATGGCGGCGTCGAAGCACATCGCAGTCCGGTGCCGCCCGGAGAACGTCGCCTTCCTCAACTGCAAGAAGAAGGACCCTAACCCCGAGAAGTGCCTCGAGAAGGGACGTCAGGTCACACGTTGCGTCCTTAGCCT GTTGAAAGAACTTCACCAAAAGTGTCCTAAGGAAATGGATGAGTATGCTGGTTGCATGTATTACTACACCAACGAATTCGACTTCTGCCGTAAGGAACAGCAAGCTTTTGAGGAAGCCTGCCCCATTTCCGAGTAG